DNA sequence from the Salvelinus alpinus chromosome 7, SLU_Salpinus.1, whole genome shotgun sequence genome:
tactactattattattgctgttagtaccaccatttatttatatataaatatatatatattttgtgtatatatatacatatatattttatttaaatttttcgatatgtatactttgacaatgtaagtaataataacttgccatgtcaataaagtcaattgaattgaattgaattgaaagcccagtgggagaagatggatttTGGTCGACATTCTAAAAAAAAtttcatcgatgaaacatttgatctcagtacagttttctgttcccaaaactagaatcggTTATGAACAGAGTAGACTacgttttgtaaaaaaaaaatcgcTTTGTTTCGAAGGAGCGCAAAGGcgttattgcacacgcgcacctcacagagtaggcgttccctaacggagaTATGCAGATGTATGCTAGAACGGGCTTGTAGGATGTCGCTTGCTCGTGCATGGCTCAGCCcatctccttgcttgttctgcccactatgacgcATTTGTTCCGATTAGAAACGACAGGTGGTGGTCTATCTTGATTTAGTTATAACAAATCTTTAATTCATCTTTTGTTAAATTCGTTAGATTTTTTCGTAGCGGGTTAGGGGAATGAACGTAACAGGTTAGGGAAAatagttagggttagctaaaatgctaaacatGTCAACTTCTgtcgttaatttgacaaaagctgaatACCTTCTAGCTATGACCCCCGAACCGAAGGTCCAGAATATTTACGATGTCTCCTTCCGTTCCCTTTTTTCCCCTATCCTTTCAATACGTTGAAAATATATCCTAAACTTTAGACATTGAAACATACTTGGGTGCATTAAAACACATTATTAGACCATAACATAAATAAATCGGTGTTTTGAGCGATTCTACTACACAGTGATGAATTTACATGGTCTCTGGCGCCATCTAGCGACAAATGACAGTGAACAGCTAAAGGACGCTTGCTAACTAGCATAGGCACTTTTGCAGCAGGAACGTTGGGTAAAGTACTTCCGGTAGGTCATGGAATCGCATGTAGAAGGTACGTTTTGATACTGAACTTTTCAGTTGGTATTTTATTTCCATTTACCACATTACATATTTCGCCTAGAAATAACATACTTTATTTGTTGCCGATAAAACTAAGTACAGCTCCACAACGTGGATATTCGAGAGAGGCCAAGACAAGAGGAAGCAGTAATCAACCATCTTTATTCTGCTAGCACCAACCATAACAAGAAAAGAGAGGATCTTAGTGTGGCTGTAGTTTGCCATATATTGTATGTTTCTTAGCTACTTGTTAAAGACCGGATTCATATTTTGGAATATAGCAAGATAAAGCTTGGAAACACGACTCGTTCACCCACGGCACACCTGGAGGTTTATGATTAGTAGACTggctatattatatattttttcatgttTCCAACAGGTTTACCTTCCCCTAATCCCCCACCGCCAACCCAAGAGGGTAGACCAACCGCTTCAGATGTAAATAACGACAGCAGTAGTACCACGAATTCGAAGAAGAGGAAAATAAACCGTTCTGAGAGGGAAGACATTGATTCAATATCGTCATCTCCTAAAACCCACAGTTCCTCTTCGTCCTCCACTTCGCAACAAATCCAGAAGAAGTTGAGGTTCGGAGATTCAGTAGATTTCATAGGACTGGATGTGAAAATGGCTGAGGAGTCGTCATCTGCATCGTGTTCTAACAAcacgaaaacagtttttttggctGGGGTTGTTGGGCATCATGCAAACGGGCTGACGAAAACTGCAGGCTCCACTACCTTCTCCAACAGCAAACCTGGAGCTGCAAAGAAACTAGTAATCAAGAACTTTAAAGGTAGTATATTCAAAACATTCAAGTGGTGCATGCAGTATTCACATTAGTCCCTTCTAGTGAAAGTTTCTACTAAAATGGTGCTAATTACTTTGCCTAAAATTATATGCTTTAGTCTGGCTAATCTAGCTATGCACGTTTAAAGTGAATATGTGAGTCAGTAAAATCCACAATGATACACTTTTTAAATGCCTGACATGATGCAGCTCATTTGTCTGGATATTGTTATAGTTAGATATGTTGTCTTAAACTAATTATGTTTTAAATTAACTGTAGTACAGTTGAAAGGACACAACAGAAAATGACCATTCTCACACGGTTTCCCGCAAATTTTCTTCACAGAAAAACCCAAATTGCCAGAGAACTACACACACGAGACCTGGCAAAAACTAAAGGAGGCGGTCGAGGCCATTCAAAACAGCACTTCAATCAAGTACAATCTTGAGGAACTCTACCAGGTACCAGACAATTCTGCACCTGCCTCATTTCCCTTCAGAACAGCCCTGGGTCATGTtcgttaggcaccaaacagaagaaaacagactgacagTTTTCGTTTTCCATTGCTAAACGTTTTGTGCTTTGTGCCCTGATGAATACGACCCTGTGGTTGTGGTTATTATTATGATTGGCCACAGATGGGAAGTCTTCATCCTACCCTGTGAGTTTCATGACCTTGGCTTCTTATTCAAGCCCTGTGATTTAGCAGTTGGTAAGCTAAACACAGTCCGAACAATCTCTCCTTTTTTTTTCACCATGTCTTTAGGCCAGTATCTTGTGAAAGAGCTTGACAATAATTCACGTGATATGTCTGCACTATTTAATAGCTGTGTTTGGTTATGGGATGTTTAGATTATATGACGTGAGTGTAGTCTTCTGTAGGATATGACATGCATAGATAATCAGTGTTTTAGCCCTAAAATGCAATAAACTTGATAGTGCTTATCTTTTTGTTGTTTAGGCTGTCGAGAACCTCTGCTCCCATAAGATATCTGCCAGGCTCTACAAACAGCTGCGGGTGGTTTGTGAAGACCACATCAAGGCACAAATCGATCAATTCAGAGAATATCCTTTTCTGTGTGCAAACAGGTGGTACTACAAAGATAACATGTTTAATACAGTTCAATATATGTTTAGACATTGTTCAGTCCTTGATCACTCAATGTAGGCTGTTATGATAAGtaattattttatatttgaactACAGGAACTCAAATCGTGTCATTATTAAGTTTGATATTGAATGCATGTGTTTTTttgtagttttacatttttttatacatttattttggttggtattttctccccaatttcgatcttgtctcttcgctgcaactccccaacgggctcaggagTCGAAGGTCAAGTCATGCTCCTTCCGAAACATGACCCTCCAAACTGTGCTTCTTAACACCTgtctgcttaacccggaagccagctgcaccaatgtgttggaggaaacgctgttcaactgacgaccgaagtcagcctttcttttacctttatttaactaggcaagtcagttaagaataaattcatatttacaatgacggcctacaccggccaaacccggacgacagtgggccaattgtgcgccgccctatgggactcctgatcacggccggttgtgacacagcctgggatcgaacccggctCGCCTTAGAACccgccttagactgctgcgccactcaggaggcccttgAATGCATGTCTTTTAAATCATATGTACCTGCTACATCCTTGACTCTGTGCTCACGGATGTACTGGACAGTACCCTCTTCCTAAAGAAAATAGACAACTGTTGGCAAGATCACTGTAGACAAATGGTATGGCTTTATGACTCTCTTCGACAGGATATAATTTTATAGGTGTTATTCAATGAATTTACAATGAATATGATTGAGAGTATACATGATTTCTTTACTTAAAATTCTTATTTTTTGTAAAACATCTTTTACAGATCATGATTAGAAGTATATTTTTGTTCTTGGACCGCACCTATGTTTTACAAAACTCAATGCTCCCATCAATCTGGTGAGTTGCTCTTCCTCAAATAAACATTCTGTGTAGTAAACATTGATAATGTCATCTCTAGCCATATTATGTCATTTGTTATGGTTATTATTTATATCACCCCTGTTCTCTTCAGGGACATGGGCCTAGAGTTGTTTAGGTTTTACATAATCAGCGACCTGAAAGTCCAGAGCAAGACCATCTACGGCATCCTGCTGCTCATCGAGAGGGAGCGCAGCGGAGAGACCATCGACCGCAGCCTGCTCCGGAGCCTACTGAGCATGCTCTCTGACCTGCAGGTATGGCTCTGCCCCTTCACACAGGGCATGGGGAAAGTCTACTCAGTGGATATCTTGTTCTATTGGCCCGGTCCAGAATCACCCCTTAGCCCCTACCCACTAAgcacttgtgtagatctgaaaggattggaATGGTGGTTTATACCGGACCATGCAATTGGTTCTTTGGCTCCAATTCATTGTACTACTCCACATTCAATTCTCCCATACAGTAATACAAACACTGCTGTGTCTATGAATTTGTTCTtgattgacttgcctagttaaataaagtgaaATAAATACAAGTCTGACAAAGCAAGGGGTGTTTGTCAGTTGTTATTTGCAATCAGCAGCACCTGCATCTGGATTCGAGTTGATGTGATCTCAGCTCTGCCACTTGAGAAATGGCTTTAATGACACCCAATGTTCTCCCCTGTCCTGTCAGATTTATCAGGACTCCTTTGAGCAGCGCTTTCTGGAGGAGACTAATCGGCTGTATGCTGCTGAGGGACAGAGACTGatgcaggagagagaggtgatttaTCCCTCCAGGAAGCGCAACACCGCTAACTGTCTGAGTCTGACTGGAGGCAGCATTTTGATAGtctggtcccatatctgtttgTACTGTATAGCCAAAAATGACAATGATCATAGGAGTTGGTAAGATCTGTTATTGCTCTCTTGCCAACTTCTATGATCTTCACATTACtattatattactgtactgttggtgCTAGAAACAGGCATTTCACTCCACCTGCGATAACTTCTGCAAATcgaaactttgatttgattttactcaaatgtaatgtttggctatacagcacaaattGATCTGGGACTAGGTCTGTTTGCATTTTGAGTCTTGAGTCAACTTAGTTGCTGCTGGTAAAAAAAGATTTGAACTACTTTGTTATTTTGGATTGATATGATATGTGGGGTGATTTTACATATACTAGATTGTTGTTTCACCCTGTAAGGATAGGCTACTGTTTGGCTTCGTATCACAAATGACTAATGTCTCTTCAGGTCCCAGAGTATCTCCATCACGTCAACAAACGCTTAGAGGAGGAAGCGGACAGAGTCATCACGTATCTAGACCAGAGCACACAGTgagtatttttttttacttgattGGATCACTTTTAGAATACAAGGGGTTAGTCTTCCAAAAGCCCATGAGTATTGTGGTCCTCTGTTTTAAGTTCTACATTTGACGCAATGAATGTTTGAtttgctgctgccttggcaccGGTCTCAACAGGATCTACCGGTGTACATATAAAGGATGAAAAGAGAGCGATTGACTCCTCATTTTCTCCCTCTTTTTATTTTCTTCAGAAAACCTCTCATTGCCACTGTGGAGAAGCAACTACTGGGTGAACATCTCACTTCAACTCTACAGAAAGGTATATATCAGAAACTACCGACTTGACACACTGGGACATTTATTTGCTTTACAATCATGACAGTTTAACAGTGTAAAAATATCAATGTTATTGTCATCACATGAGGacatcaaatatatatttttaaaaaaaaatcaaagatGGACTGTTATTGTTTAGTACCATGAACAATAATTGCTATTTTTCCATCTCCAGGCTTGAATCACCTGCTAGATGAGAACAGAATCCAGGACTTGTGTCTTCTCTATCAGCTTTTCAGTCGCGTGAGAGGGGGCGTGCTAGTCCTCCTACAGCATTGGATCGAGTACATCAAGGTATGCTTGAAAAGATCAATGATCAAAAAAGATCATTTTGGAGGTGTGGGGACACTTCCTTCCAAGTACAAAACAGTAGAAAAATTGGATCATTAATTTGTACAGTATAttggggcagcggtctaagggactgcaactcagtgcttgaggtgtcactacagacaccctagttcgattccaggctgtatcataacccgccatgattgggagtcccatagggcagctcacaattggcccagcatcgtccgggtttggccggtgtaggcagtcattgtatataagaatttgttcttaactgacttgcctagttaaaaaaaaaagtgacccTTGACACCTCTACGAACCTCTCACAGGCCTTTGGAAGTACGATCGTCATTAACCCTGAGAAGGACAAGACCATGGTACAGGAGCTCCTGGACTTCAAGGACAAGGTGGACCACATCATCGACATCTGCTTCATAAAGAACGAGAAGTTTGTCAATGCCATGAAGGAGGCTTTTGAGACCTTCATCAACAAGAGACCAAACAAACCTGCTGAGCTCATAGGTTGGTATTGCGTGATGATCATCTTATGAATGTAATCTTGGTTCCATGAAGGAAGGAAACTAGATCTAGTGCTATCGCTATGGGAGAAATTATGACACGACTACGTAAAATGACAAAGAGAGCTCCCCTTTTTCATCATGTCTTCATTCATAATGTTTGTGTGTATTATGCTCCTGTCAGTTTAAAGCTACCTTATAAAGCTATTAAGCAAAACTTATTTTCCAGATTTTCATAAGTGAActacaaaaaatgtaaataaaacaacaCACATGGTTATATTTTGTAGCAAAACACGTGGATTCAAAGCTTAGGGCGGGTAACAAGGAGGCGACGGACGAGGAGCTGGAGAAGATGTTGGACAAGATCATGATCATCTTCCGATTCATTTATGGTAATGTAGTCCCATATATTCAGCCAACCATCTAATTAACTCTCTCCTCTTTGACAGGTCTCTTAGAAGTCTGTCTTTGTACTTGAACTTTATATTTCCCTTTTGGATTCTTGAATAGGCAAAGATGTTTTTGAGGCCTTCTACAAGAAAGATCTGGCCAAGAGGTTGCTGGTGGGAAAGAGTGCCTCCGTGGATGCTGAGAAGTCTATGCTGTCGAAACTGAAACATGGTCAGTGTGTTCcccatcagacctgggttcaaatagtatacATTTTCTATCAAATGGCTGCGCTTGATTGACTgatgcaatggaaccaatggaatagtcccataATTGCAACACCAACCCTACCCGTCTGACACTCgaggcaggctcaatcaaacgCTCGAAATAATATAAATATTTCTAATAGTATTGAGCCAAGGTCTGCCCCATACAATCATCCACCACTGTCTACATCAGAACACACCACTGCCATTTAGCTACTACTATAAACTATACAAATACAACTCTTAACAAACAACTATGAAGCATGTGATACTGAATGAGACCAGTAACTCGTAATCTTGGTCCTTTCTTTAGAATGTGGAGCAGCATTCACCAGCAAGCTGGAAGGCATGTTCAAGGACATGGAGCTTTCCAAGGACATCATGGTGCAGTTCAAACAGGTACGTACACATGCTTCTGGAATAGGAAAGACCATCGGTAGTGATATCTCAGTTGTAGGGCAACAATATCAAATACATTACGCAGTCAGCTATAGATATGTAGTTGTAGACATCAAAATAACTTGAAATATTAACCTATGTATTTTTTTCCTACCTTTTCTCTATTACATGCAGTGTCAAAACATCCCTGGTAACATTGAGCTGACGGTGAACATCCTCACCATGGGCTACTGGCCCACCTACATCCCAATGGAGGTCCATCTGCCCGCAGAGGTTACAAATATCGAACCTTTCAGGCTCTTTTGTTTTATTACCTGATATGTAATACATTTGGTTGGTATACcaagtggcaccctgttccctttatagtgctgtacttttgaccagggcccataggactcaaaagtagtacactatattggGAATTGGTTTATTATAAAAAGCAAAAATGTTGatgcaaaaaaaaatgtaatcattgaaatTACAAAGTTGTAGAATATTAGGTTTCTATATTGTGTAAAATCACTACCTATTGACATGCATTACATGGAAATTTGTACACTGTTTCTTTAAGAACATCAATTTTGTGAGCGATGACATCCGGAGAAAGCTAtcccttttctctttctttctgtgcccCCAAATGTTTGGATATACTGGTGAAGTTAACAagttgttaactagctagctaatgaggcaACATGACTGAATGAGGTGTAaacaaatgcccccccccccgagTGGTTTTGGAAAGGCCAtcaacatggtttatgaatgtaaAACGAGGCCCGTCAATCCACGATAGGAAGAAAAAAACAAATCTGTGCTCGCTTTTTTTTCCCTCTAGGGCACTCAGAAACAACGGTACAGCAAAGGCTAATCATCACCTCAATTATTATCTAGGTCATAATTTTATTATAGACATGTCCTCAATGTTTATTGTTTAACACTTCTgcccctcttgtccagatggtgcGACTGCAGGAGATTTTCAAGACGTTTTACCTGGGCAAGCACAGCGGCAGGAAGCTACAGTGGCAGTCGACGTTAGGCCATTGTGTTTTAAAAGCTGAATTTAAAGAGGTAGCTACCCATCTTTTGAATGATGTTTCActcatttacactgaacaaaaatataaatccaacatacaacaatttcaaagattttactgagttacagttcatataaggaaacgtGACTGTGAATACAAATATGcaactgttgg
Encoded proteins:
- the LOC139581081 gene encoding cullin-4B isoform X1, which produces MESHVEGLPSPNPPPPTQEGRPTASDVNNDSSSTTNSKKRKINRSEREDIDSISSSPKTHSSSSSSTSQQIQKKLRFGDSVDFIGLDVKMAEESSSASCSNNTKTVFLAGVVGHHANGLTKTAGSTTFSNSKPGAAKKLVIKNFKEKPKLPENYTHETWQKLKEAVEAIQNSTSIKYNLEELYQAVENLCSHKISARLYKQLRVVCEDHIKAQIDQFREDVLDSTLFLKKIDNCWQDHCRQMIMIRSIFLFLDRTYVLQNSMLPSIWDMGLELFRFYIISDLKVQSKTIYGILLLIERERSGETIDRSLLRSLLSMLSDLQIYQDSFEQRFLEETNRLYAAEGQRLMQEREVPEYLHHVNKRLEEEADRVITYLDQSTQKPLIATVEKQLLGEHLTSTLQKGLNHLLDENRIQDLCLLYQLFSRVRGGVLVLLQHWIEYIKAFGSTIVINPEKDKTMVQELLDFKDKVDHIIDICFIKNEKFVNAMKEAFETFINKRPNKPAELIAKHVDSKLRAGNKEATDEELEKMLDKIMIIFRFIYGKDVFEAFYKKDLAKRLLVGKSASVDAEKSMLSKLKHECGAAFTSKLEGMFKDMELSKDIMVQFKQCQNIPGNIELTVNILTMGYWPTYIPMEVHLPAEMVRLQEIFKTFYLGKHSGRKLQWQSTLGHCVLKAEFKEGKKELQVSLFQTLVLLMFNEGEELTLEEIKLATGIEDGELRRTLQSLACGKARVIHKVPKSKDVEDGDKFSCNDDFKHKLFRIKINQIQMKETVEEQASTTERVYQDRQYQIDAAIVRIMKMRKTLSHNLLVSEVYNQLKFPVKPADLKKRIESLIDRDYMERDKENPNQYNYVA
- the LOC139581081 gene encoding cullin-4B isoform X3, whose product is MESHVEGLPSPNPPPPTQEGRPTASDVNNDSSSTTNSKKRKINRSEREDIDSISSSPKTHSSSSSSTSQQIQKKLRFGDSVDFIGLDVKMAEESSSASCSNNTKTVFLAGVVGHHANGLTKTAGSTTFSNSKPGAAKKLVIKNFKEKPKLPENYTHETWQKLKEAVEAIQNSTSIKYNLEELYQAVENLCSHKISARLYKQLRVVCEDHIKAQIDQFREDVLDSTLFLKKIDNCWQDHCRQMIMIRSIFLFLDRTYVLQNSMLPSIWDMGLELFRFYIISDLKVQSKTIYGILLLIERERSGETIDRSLLRSLLSMLSDLQIYQDSFEQRFLEETNRLYAAEGQRLMQEREVPEYLHHVNKRLEEEADRVITYLDQSTQKPLIATVEKQLLGEHLTSTLQKGLNHLLDENRIQDLCLLYQLFSRVRGGVLVLLQHWIEYIKAFGSTIVINPEKDKTMVQELLDFKDKVDHIIDICFIKNEKFVNAMKEAFETFINKRPNKPAELIAKHVDSKLRAGNKEATDEELEKMLDKIMIIFRFIYGKDVFEAFYKKDLAKRLLVGKSASVDAEKSMLSKLKHECGAAFTSKLEGMFKDMELSKDIMVQFKQCQNIPGNIELTVNILTMGYWPTYIPMEVHLPAEMVRLQEIFKTFYLGKHSGRKLQWQSTLGHCVLKAEFKEGKKELQVSLFQTLVLLMFNEGEELTLEEIKLATGIVPIESIHTP
- the LOC139581081 gene encoding cullin-4B isoform X2: MAEESSSASCSNNTKTVFLAGVVGHHANGLTKTAGSTTFSNSKPGAAKKLVIKNFKEKPKLPENYTHETWQKLKEAVEAIQNSTSIKYNLEELYQAVENLCSHKISARLYKQLRVVCEDHIKAQIDQFREDVLDSTLFLKKIDNCWQDHCRQMIMIRSIFLFLDRTYVLQNSMLPSIWDMGLELFRFYIISDLKVQSKTIYGILLLIERERSGETIDRSLLRSLLSMLSDLQIYQDSFEQRFLEETNRLYAAEGQRLMQEREVPEYLHHVNKRLEEEADRVITYLDQSTQKPLIATVEKQLLGEHLTSTLQKGLNHLLDENRIQDLCLLYQLFSRVRGGVLVLLQHWIEYIKAFGSTIVINPEKDKTMVQELLDFKDKVDHIIDICFIKNEKFVNAMKEAFETFINKRPNKPAELIAKHVDSKLRAGNKEATDEELEKMLDKIMIIFRFIYGKDVFEAFYKKDLAKRLLVGKSASVDAEKSMLSKLKHECGAAFTSKLEGMFKDMELSKDIMVQFKQCQNIPGNIELTVNILTMGYWPTYIPMEVHLPAEMVRLQEIFKTFYLGKHSGRKLQWQSTLGHCVLKAEFKEGKKELQVSLFQTLVLLMFNEGEELTLEEIKLATGIEDGELRRTLQSLACGKARVIHKVPKSKDVEDGDKFSCNDDFKHKLFRIKINQIQMKETVEEQASTTERVYQDRQYQIDAAIVRIMKMRKTLSHNLLVSEVYNQLKFPVKPADLKKRIESLIDRDYMERDKENPNQYNYVA